A window of the Branchiibius hedensis genome harbors these coding sequences:
- the malQ gene encoding 4-alpha-glucanotransferase: MPADSTATDPRPSATLLELAGVFGVATEYHDWTGNHVQVSADTIRAVLTALGVVVDDDDSARAALEDHATAAWRRTLPPVVVAREGWTPTVLIHLPHGQEFTAAVRLEDGTTVSAPAVEHLVQPRPIDGVLTGEAAVALPGDLPIGYHLLEVSIAGGRPQTAEVIVAPNTLELPDSLAQQRAWGLAAQVYSVRSERSWGLGDAADLAELGTWAAGNGADFVLVNPVHAAEPIAPMEPSPYLPTSRRFVNPIYIRVEEVADIGYLGAAERQLIEWHADDARRLNEFDFLDRDAAWGAKRAALRALHRGQRSGRHSRDFAAFCAREGQPLTDFATWCALAEKYGLPADQWPTQMQDPRSDAVADARTQLAEEVDFHCWLQWVVQDQLASAHREAKAAGMRVGVVHDIAVGVHPNGAEVWAGPELFAAGVSVGAPPDDYNQLGQDWSQPPWRPDRLEQEAYRPLRDMLRTTLAMAGGLRIDHILGLFRLWWIPRGMKPTEGTYVRYDHEAMISVLVLEAHRAGAVVVGEDLGTVAPNVRDYLTDRGLLGTSVLWFERQQDGRTPRPPSSYRRLALATVTVHDLPPTAGYLQGEHLQVRRRLGLLTRDWSQEVAEDSAQRDAMVTALREAGLLGQDASIKDIVEALYVFLAAAPSRLLGVSVNDLVGDVRTINQPGTNDEYPNWRLPISGPDRTPLLLGDIMRSRRGKKLLQKVNGAVRAGEPD; this comes from the coding sequence ATGCCGGCCGATTCCACCGCCACTGACCCGCGACCTTCTGCGACGCTGCTGGAACTGGCCGGTGTTTTCGGGGTTGCGACCGAGTATCACGATTGGACCGGCAACCATGTGCAGGTCAGCGCCGACACCATCCGGGCCGTGCTGACGGCACTCGGCGTCGTCGTGGACGACGATGACTCCGCCCGAGCGGCACTGGAGGATCACGCGACCGCCGCGTGGCGTCGTACGTTGCCGCCAGTGGTCGTCGCCCGCGAGGGGTGGACGCCGACTGTCCTGATCCATCTGCCGCACGGGCAGGAGTTCACCGCTGCGGTGCGACTCGAGGACGGCACCACGGTCTCGGCACCCGCGGTGGAGCACCTCGTGCAGCCGCGCCCGATCGATGGAGTTCTCACCGGGGAGGCCGCGGTGGCTCTGCCCGGCGATCTGCCCATCGGCTATCACCTGCTGGAGGTGAGCATCGCTGGGGGGCGCCCCCAGACCGCCGAAGTGATCGTGGCGCCGAACACCCTCGAGCTGCCCGATTCCCTGGCCCAGCAACGAGCCTGGGGTCTGGCCGCTCAGGTGTATTCGGTGCGTTCGGAGCGTTCGTGGGGTCTCGGCGACGCAGCGGACCTGGCGGAGTTGGGCACGTGGGCGGCCGGTAACGGTGCTGATTTCGTGCTGGTGAATCCTGTGCACGCTGCGGAACCGATTGCCCCGATGGAGCCGTCGCCCTATCTGCCGACGTCACGCCGGTTCGTCAACCCGATCTACATCCGGGTCGAGGAAGTGGCCGACATCGGCTACCTCGGTGCCGCTGAGCGCCAGCTGATCGAATGGCATGCGGATGACGCGCGCCGGCTCAACGAGTTCGACTTCCTGGACCGTGACGCAGCCTGGGGAGCCAAACGTGCTGCCCTGCGCGCACTGCATCGCGGCCAGCGCAGCGGGCGGCACTCCCGGGACTTCGCGGCGTTCTGCGCGCGCGAGGGCCAACCGCTGACCGACTTCGCGACGTGGTGCGCGCTCGCCGAGAAGTACGGTCTACCGGCCGACCAGTGGCCCACGCAGATGCAGGACCCCCGCAGCGACGCTGTCGCTGACGCTCGCACGCAGTTGGCCGAAGAGGTCGACTTCCACTGCTGGTTGCAGTGGGTGGTGCAGGACCAGCTGGCCAGTGCGCACCGTGAGGCCAAGGCGGCGGGGATGCGGGTCGGGGTCGTCCACGACATCGCGGTGGGCGTGCATCCCAACGGCGCGGAGGTGTGGGCCGGTCCGGAGCTCTTCGCCGCCGGTGTATCCGTGGGCGCCCCACCGGACGACTACAACCAACTCGGCCAGGACTGGAGTCAACCGCCGTGGCGCCCAGATCGTCTCGAGCAGGAGGCCTACCGGCCGCTGCGTGACATGTTGCGCACCACCCTCGCCATGGCCGGTGGCTTGCGTATCGACCACATCCTCGGTCTGTTCCGACTGTGGTGGATTCCGCGGGGGATGAAGCCGACCGAGGGCACCTACGTGCGCTACGACCACGAGGCGATGATCAGCGTCCTGGTCCTCGAAGCGCACCGGGCGGGGGCCGTTGTGGTGGGGGAGGATCTGGGCACCGTCGCACCCAACGTGCGCGACTACCTCACCGACAGAGGCTTGTTGGGTACGTCGGTGCTTTGGTTCGAGCGGCAACAAGACGGCCGCACCCCGCGGCCGCCGTCTTCGTACCGACGGCTGGCGCTCGCCACGGTGACCGTGCACGATCTGCCACCGACGGCCGGCTACCTGCAAGGTGAGCACCTGCAGGTGCGCCGCCGGCTGGGTCTGTTGACCCGCGACTGGTCGCAGGAGGTCGCCGAGGACAGTGCGCAGCGGGACGCCATGGTCACGGCGCTGCGTGAAGCAGGGCTGCTCGGCCAGGACGCCTCGATCAAGGACATCGTCGAGGCGCTCTACGTCTTCCTGGCCGCGGCCCCGAGCCGGTTGCTGGGCGTATCGGTCAACGACCTGGTCGGCGACGTGCGCACGATCAACCAACCCGGCACCAACGATGAGTACCCGAACTGGCGGCTGCCGATCAGCGGTCCGGATCGCACGCCGTTGCTGCTCGGCGACATCATGCGATCACGACGCGGTAAGAAACTGCTGCAGAAGGTCAACGGCGCCGTGCGCGCCGGCGAACCGGACTGA
- the pepN gene encoding aminopeptidase N, producing the protein MPGTNLTHAEANARSLLLDVVNYDIHVDVTQSAEVFSTQSTIAFRCSQPGATTFLDFIGQSVESVLLNGESLSPAAVYDGSRIELPQLGVDNVVEVRATGRFMNTGEGLHRFVDPADQEVYLYTQFEVADARRMFAVFEQPDLKATFAFTVTAPARWEVLSNQPTPKPEPAEGSYLNPAGETEPVAVWRFEPTPRLSSYVTALVAGPYHLVRSTAQTRNGELPLAVGCRKSLAQYLDADNIFDVTRRGFAYYEDMFDYPYPFAKYDQILVPEFNAGAMENAGCVTFAEAYVFRGAVTEAIVEARAQTILHEMAHMWFGDLVTMRWWDDLWLNESFAEWSATTCAAEATQWSAVWTSFAVADKAWAYNQDQLASTHPIVAEIPDLEAVESNFDGITYAKGASVLKQLVAYVGRDNFVAGLRNYFRKHAFGNTRLDDLLTELEATSGRDLRAWSALWLQTAGVNTLTPIVTLDAEGRYQEVVLEQTAPPEHPTLRPQAIAVGLFDLIDGTLHQRFQVRLDVDGPRSVVTDLVGQPQADLLLVNDEDLGYTKTRLDERSLKTVVANPLSLKDSLAQAVVLGACWDMTRDAAMSGRDFVTMVLASITDPMSSMMLRTVLRQMTHTARFFVAPDHRAQVDAQIARDLRAAAQQAPPGSDAQLQLVSAFAAAATDPDDVSWLRALLDGTAQLPGLAVDTEMRWTLLTGLCSTGAAGEEQIVAELDRDPSSTGHERAARARASIPTSEAKRAAWDTLINDSSVPNQTINAIALGFSTPHDPQLLRPFVEPYFDELENIWKARTFAIAQAITSLSFPASLADQELLDATNAWLSAHPQASAGARRAVADHRDGLERALTAQRYDASAH; encoded by the coding sequence ATGCCGGGGACCAACCTGACCCATGCCGAGGCCAACGCTCGATCACTGCTCCTGGACGTCGTGAACTACGACATCCACGTTGACGTCACCCAGAGCGCCGAGGTCTTCTCGACGCAGTCGACGATCGCGTTCCGCTGCTCGCAGCCCGGGGCGACAACCTTCCTGGACTTCATCGGGCAGTCGGTCGAATCCGTGCTACTCAACGGTGAATCCCTATCCCCTGCAGCGGTTTACGACGGATCGCGGATCGAGCTTCCGCAGCTGGGTGTCGACAACGTGGTGGAGGTCCGCGCCACTGGTCGCTTCATGAACACCGGCGAGGGACTGCATCGGTTCGTGGATCCCGCCGACCAGGAGGTTTACCTCTACACCCAGTTCGAGGTCGCCGACGCTCGCCGGATGTTCGCCGTCTTCGAGCAACCGGATCTGAAGGCGACGTTCGCCTTCACCGTCACTGCGCCCGCCCGCTGGGAGGTGCTGTCCAATCAGCCGACCCCGAAGCCCGAGCCCGCCGAGGGCAGCTATCTGAACCCGGCCGGGGAGACCGAACCCGTCGCGGTCTGGCGGTTCGAGCCGACACCGCGCCTGTCGTCGTACGTCACCGCTCTGGTGGCCGGCCCTTACCACCTGGTGCGCTCGACGGCGCAGACCCGCAACGGCGAGCTGCCGTTGGCCGTTGGCTGTCGCAAGTCCCTGGCCCAGTACCTCGACGCCGACAACATCTTCGATGTCACTCGCCGCGGATTCGCTTACTACGAGGACATGTTCGACTATCCCTACCCGTTCGCGAAGTACGACCAGATCCTGGTTCCGGAGTTCAACGCGGGGGCGATGGAGAACGCCGGTTGCGTCACTTTTGCAGAGGCCTACGTCTTCCGCGGAGCAGTCACCGAGGCCATCGTCGAGGCCAGGGCGCAGACGATCCTGCACGAGATGGCACACATGTGGTTCGGCGACCTGGTGACCATGCGCTGGTGGGACGACCTGTGGTTGAACGAGTCTTTCGCCGAGTGGTCTGCGACGACCTGCGCCGCGGAGGCCACCCAGTGGTCGGCGGTCTGGACTTCGTTCGCGGTCGCCGACAAGGCGTGGGCCTACAACCAGGATCAGTTGGCCTCGACCCATCCGATCGTGGCGGAGATCCCCGATCTGGAAGCGGTGGAGAGCAACTTCGACGGCATCACCTACGCCAAGGGCGCCTCGGTGCTCAAACAACTGGTGGCCTACGTCGGGCGGGACAATTTCGTTGCGGGACTGCGCAATTACTTCCGCAAGCATGCCTTCGGCAACACGCGACTGGACGATCTGCTCACCGAGCTCGAGGCCACCTCGGGCCGTGATCTGCGGGCCTGGAGTGCACTGTGGCTGCAGACCGCCGGCGTCAATACGCTCACCCCGATCGTCACGCTCGACGCGGAGGGCCGCTACCAGGAGGTCGTCCTGGAGCAGACCGCGCCGCCGGAGCACCCGACCTTGCGCCCGCAGGCGATCGCGGTGGGCCTCTTCGATCTGATCGACGGCACCCTGCACCAGCGATTCCAGGTGCGCCTTGATGTGGACGGCCCGCGGAGCGTCGTCACCGACCTGGTCGGCCAACCGCAAGCCGACCTGTTGCTGGTCAACGACGAGGACCTGGGTTACACCAAGACACGGCTGGATGAGCGGTCGCTGAAGACTGTGGTCGCAAATCCGTTGTCGCTGAAGGACTCTCTGGCCCAAGCGGTCGTGCTGGGCGCCTGCTGGGACATGACCCGGGATGCCGCCATGTCCGGTCGCGATTTCGTCACCATGGTGCTGGCGAGCATCACCGATCCAATGAGTTCGATGATGCTGCGCACCGTGTTGCGGCAGATGACCCACACCGCCCGGTTCTTCGTCGCGCCCGATCATCGCGCGCAGGTCGACGCCCAGATCGCCCGCGACCTGCGCGCCGCTGCCCAGCAGGCACCCCCCGGTAGCGATGCGCAACTGCAACTGGTCAGCGCGTTTGCGGCCGCGGCAACCGACCCGGATGACGTTTCCTGGCTCCGCGCGCTGCTGGACGGGACCGCGCAGCTGCCGGGCCTGGCGGTCGACACCGAGATGCGGTGGACCCTGCTCACCGGTTTGTGCTCGACCGGAGCCGCCGGCGAGGAGCAGATCGTCGCCGAGCTCGACCGGGACCCGTCCTCGACCGGGCACGAGCGAGCGGCCCGGGCCCGGGCGTCCATCCCCACCTCCGAGGCAAAGCGCGCCGCCTGGGACACGCTGATCAACGACTCCAGTGTTCCCAACCAGACCATCAACGCCATCGCCCTCGGGTTCAGCACGCCGCACGACCCGCAGCTTCTGCGACCGTTTGTCGAGCCGTACTTCGACGAGCTCGAAAACATTTGGAAGGCAAGGACGTTCGCGATCGCTCAAGCGATCACCTCGTTGTCCTTCCCAGCCTCGCTGGCCGATCAGGAGTTGTTGGACGCGACGAACGCTTGGCTCAGTGCGCATCCTCAGGCGTCTGCCGGAGCTCGCCGGGCGGTCGCCGACCACCGTGACGGTCTGGAGCGCGCGCTGACCGCGCAGCGGTACGACGCGTCAGCGCACTGA
- a CDS encoding disulfide bond formation protein DsbA, translated as MWFDPLCPWAWMTSRWLMEVEKVRDIEVTWSVMSLSVLNEGRDLPPDYREMLDRGWGPVRVVTAAALANGDEVKKPLYDAVGTRLHPGGRGKDAQDLHAVVVESLAGAGLPADLIDAYDNVPGDAVDTALRASHDRAISLVGEDVGTPVITVAGTSFFGPVVTPAPKGEAAGKLWDGCVLVASTPGFYELKRTRTQGPDFS; from the coding sequence ATGTGGTTCGACCCGTTGTGCCCATGGGCGTGGATGACTTCGCGCTGGCTGATGGAAGTGGAGAAGGTCCGCGATATCGAGGTCACCTGGTCGGTGATGAGTCTGTCGGTACTCAACGAGGGCCGGGACCTGCCGCCGGACTACCGGGAGATGCTGGATCGCGGATGGGGTCCGGTGCGGGTGGTCACGGCGGCCGCGCTCGCCAACGGCGATGAGGTCAAGAAGCCGTTGTACGACGCCGTCGGCACCCGTCTGCACCCGGGCGGCCGGGGCAAGGACGCTCAGGATCTGCACGCCGTCGTCGTCGAATCACTGGCCGGAGCCGGTCTGCCGGCGGACCTCATCGACGCCTACGACAACGTTCCCGGCGATGCGGTGGACACCGCCCTGCGCGCCTCCCACGACCGCGCGATCTCGCTGGTCGGCGAGGACGTCGGCACCCCTGTCATCACCGTCGCGGGTACGTCGTTCTTCGGCCCCGTGGTCACCCCGGCGCCCAAGGGTGAAGCGGCTGGCAAGCTCTGGGACGGTTGCGTCCTGGTGGCCAGCACCCCCGGCTTCTACGAGCTCAAGCGCACCCGGACCCAGGGCCCGGACTTTTCCTGA
- a CDS encoding ribose-5-phosphate isomerase — protein MRVHLGGDHAAYELQRALVAWLPGEGYEVIDHGPVEYDAEDDYPVCVLRAAEAVAADPGSLGIVLGGSGNGEQMAANKVKGIRAALCYTTELAQLAREHNDAQIISFGGRFTTLDQAKAMAKIFLDTPFSGVERHARRLAEVATYEETGALPPQG, from the coding sequence ATGCGAGTTCATCTGGGTGGCGACCACGCGGCGTACGAACTGCAACGGGCGCTGGTGGCCTGGCTGCCGGGGGAGGGCTACGAGGTGATTGATCACGGCCCGGTGGAGTACGACGCGGAGGATGACTATCCCGTGTGCGTACTCCGCGCGGCAGAGGCGGTGGCCGCCGACCCTGGGTCGCTCGGCATCGTGCTCGGTGGTTCCGGCAACGGTGAGCAGATGGCGGCGAACAAGGTCAAGGGCATCCGAGCGGCGCTGTGCTACACGACCGAACTGGCGCAACTCGCCCGCGAGCACAACGACGCGCAGATCATCTCCTTCGGCGGTCGGTTCACCACGCTGGACCAGGCCAAGGCCATGGCGAAGATCTTTCTCGACACCCCGTTCTCCGGGGTCGAGCGACATGCACGACGGCTCGCCGAGGTCGCGACCTACGAAGAGACGGGCGCGCTGCCTCCGCAAGGGTGA